In a single window of the Candidatus Delongbacteria bacterium genome:
- a CDS encoding flippase-like domain-containing protein has protein sequence MKKKISNIIFFLILIIILIYTFYFTEYDFNSIVSNYDTLTYLILLVVFFLSFILGTLFLKVNLSIFDKKTSILMLFCYTQASNFLNYLPMKAGVILLGKHLKDKISLNYKDYFVTIFVNYFYVTIYSLLFFVSSIYLSNRIAIVEKITINSKVIYSLPIIAIIVIMFLFFTNLTDKLKIVSQKLKNLSIKLRNPFLVLNYTTLSLLQIIFYSIRMYISFKILGKPISFIDSITIGSILNFTFLISITPGGIGMKEGITSITTYLLYGDPEIGVIASLFDRTFNFILTMFSGLLSLIIIKRDNLNQN, from the coding sequence ATGAAAAAAAAGATTTCAAACATTATTTTTTTTCTAATTCTCATTATAATCTTAATATATACTTTTTATTTTACTGAATATGATTTTAACAGCATCGTATCAAATTATGACACTTTAACATATCTTATCTTGCTTGTGGTTTTTTTTCTATCATTTATTTTGGGGACCTTGTTTTTAAAAGTTAACCTTAGTATTTTTGATAAAAAAACTTCGATCTTAATGCTATTCTGTTATACTCAAGCATCAAATTTTCTGAATTACCTGCCAATGAAAGCTGGAGTAATATTACTTGGAAAACATCTAAAGGATAAGATATCGCTTAACTACAAAGACTATTTTGTTACAATATTTGTTAATTACTTCTATGTAACAATATATTCACTTCTATTTTTTGTTTCATCAATATATCTTAGCAACAGAATAGCAATAGTTGAAAAAATAACAATTAATAGTAAAGTCATATATTCTCTTCCAATAATAGCAATAATCGTAATCATGTTCTTGTTTTTTACAAATTTGACAGATAAGTTGAAAATTGTTTCTCAGAAGTTAAAAAATCTGTCAATAAAGCTTAGGAATCCATTTCTTGTTCTGAATTACACCACTCTTTCTCTTCTACAAATTATTTTCTATTCAATAAGGATGTACATATCGTTCAAAATTTTAGGAAAACCTATTAGCTTTATTGACTCGATAACTATAGGCTCAATTTTGAATTTTACTTTCCTTATCTCAATTACGCCGGGTGGAATAGGCATGAAAGAAGGAATAACGTCTATTACAACATATCTTTTATATGGTGATCCAGAAATTGGTGTAATAGCTTCTCTATTTGATAGAACTTTCAACTTCATTTTGACTATGTTTTCCGGACTCTTATCACTTATTATAATAAAAAGAGATAACTTAAATCAAAATTAG
- a CDS encoding glycosyltransferase — MEKIDGISIIVPVYNGEETLDECLEVISKIEIPENLKVEYIIVNDGSIDRTGNIIDSWNEKIDLRVINHEKNSGRIKTRLDGAVQAKFKTLLFIDSRVFANSDIIVNFLNANVSPVMGGDYDDQKYGSEVETVFYLVRRRFYYPYYPQTKWGECLAINKTNFTRAPKGTTLLFIDRDLFIELTPEDTSSVKSDDTALFKTLVFDKNITLYRHTGIKAKYQHRKIDNLNSWLYNRGKLWADYYILRRNPISYVFFGMIFLIIVLLLTFPKTIIITLFIFFLLIVEFLKENNKDRLILYKTFPKLLLLFLSGVCSVFIRKNNK; from the coding sequence TTGGAAAAAATAGATGGAATATCAATAATTGTTCCTGTTTACAATGGTGAAGAAACATTAGATGAATGTCTTGAAGTAATTTCCAAGATTGAAATACCTGAGAATCTAAAGGTTGAATATATTATTGTAAATGATGGATCTATTGATAGAACAGGCAATATTATTGATAGTTGGAATGAAAAAATTGATTTAAGAGTAATAAATCATGAGAAAAATTCTGGAAGGATTAAAACAAGACTTGATGGAGCAGTTCAAGCAAAATTCAAAACCCTTCTATTTATTGATTCCAGAGTTTTTGCAAATAGCGATATAATTGTAAACTTTCTGAATGCCAATGTTTCTCCTGTAATGGGAGGTGATTATGATGATCAAAAATATGGCAGTGAAGTTGAAACAGTATTTTATTTAGTAAGAAGAAGATTTTACTATCCGTACTATCCTCAAACTAAATGGGGAGAGTGCCTTGCTATTAACAAAACTAATTTTACTAGAGCACCGAAAGGTACTACACTATTATTTATTGACCGCGACCTTTTTATAGAACTTACTCCAGAGGACACCAGTAGTGTTAAAAGTGATGACACAGCACTTTTTAAAACTTTGGTTTTTGATAAGAATATTACACTTTACAGACATACTGGCATTAAAGCAAAATATCAACACAGGAAAATTGACAATCTAAACTCATGGCTATACAATAGAGGTAAACTATGGGCTGATTATTATATATTGAGGAGAAATCCAATAAGCTATGTTTTTTTTGGAATGATCTTTTTAATCATAGTACTATTATTAACATTCCCTAAAACTATAATTATAACATTATTTATATTCTTTTTATTAATAGTGGAGTTTCTAAAGGAAAATAATAAAGACAGATTGATACTCTATAAAACTTTTCCAAAACTACTTTTATTATTTTTAAGTGGAGTTTGCTCTGTTTTTATTAGGAAGAACAATAAATGA
- a CDS encoding class I SAM-dependent methyltransferase has product DSNSYIKNNYSEIMMKKINEETIKENWDNIWKNHNNKTFSFLEKIFFGLFKTQFSSKSVYNFLCKFINEKTESSIECGCGSGLIQKKLMEKYNLNGTFLDISEEALIFTKRNISKLNLLKKSEFVQGSILSIPLPDERYDIVWNSGVLEHFEVEDQRKAISEMFRITKKGGKVIILIPSTHGNIYLRMKEKAEKNNTWQAGYELPLATMMHLLPDEIDASNCKEYKFGYITQLHFLKYMFKSKLLVNLSIPFIEIVQRVLFFLENRPGYFLALVIEKK; this is encoded by the coding sequence AGATTCTAATAGTTATATTAAAAATAATTATAGCGAGATAATGATGAAAAAGATAAATGAAGAAACAATTAAAGAAAACTGGGATAATATTTGGAAAAATCATAACAATAAAACGTTTTCTTTTCTTGAAAAAATATTCTTTGGGTTATTTAAAACACAATTTTCTAGTAAATCTGTTTATAATTTCCTTTGTAAATTTATAAACGAAAAGACAGAATCATCAATAGAATGTGGATGCGGCTCAGGATTAATACAAAAAAAGTTAATGGAAAAATACAATCTAAACGGAACCTTTTTAGATATTTCTGAAGAAGCTCTGATATTTACAAAAAGAAATATCTCAAAATTAAACTTATTAAAAAAATCTGAATTTGTACAAGGATCGATATTATCTATACCTTTACCAGATGAGAGATATGACATTGTTTGGAATTCAGGAGTTTTAGAACATTTTGAAGTTGAAGATCAGAGAAAAGCTATTTCAGAGATGTTTAGGATCACGAAAAAAGGGGGAAAGGTTATTATTCTAATACCTTCAACTCATGGTAATATTTATTTACGAATGAAAGAAAAAGCTGAAAAAAATAATACTTGGCAGGCTGGTTATGAGTTACCTCTAGCTACAATGATGCATCTGTTACCAGATGAAATAGATGCGAGTAATTGTAAAGAATATAAATTTGGATATATAACTCAACTTCATTTCCTGAAGTACATGTTTAAAAGTAAGCTATTAGTTAATTTATCGATTCCTTTTATAGAAATAGTACAAAGAGTTTTATTCTTTTTAGAAAATAGACCCGGTTATTTTTTAGCTTTAGTGATTGAAAAGAAATAG